The Allocoprobacillus halotolerans nucleotide sequence TAATGAAAAGCATTTTTTAAGATATTATTAAATACTCTTGCCATTTTTTGAGCATCTACATAAACCAATAAATCTTCTTGAACATCAATAACAATCTTTTGGTCTTTTTGTGATGTTAATGGATAAAATTCTTCTTTCATTTGTTCCAATAAATAAAGTAAATGAATATTTTCTTTATGTAATGGTGAATAAGTTTGATTTAACTTGGCAATATCAAAAAACTCATTAATCAATCTTTCTAAACGATAAGCTTTTTCTAAAGTAATATGCGTATATTGATGTCGTAAATCTTCTGGTAAATGAGGTGTTTCATCCAACAAGCATAAATAACCAATAACTGAAGCTAAGGGTGTCTTAATATCATGAGCCAAATAAGCAATCATATCAACTTTATGTTGGACTTCATCAATCGCTTTCTTTTCATTTTCAATGCTTTCTCTTTTAAAGCATTTAAATCATTTTCTAATTCATATAAAGAATCGTCTAAAACAATTCTTTGATCATCTTTTTGAAAAAGAATTTTAATTTGTGAAAAAACACGGGATATTTTTTGAATGGCATAGATTTCAACAATAACTGAATTCAATAAAACAACCATGATAATTACCATAAAAATAATTGTTTTTTGATTTCTTAAGGCAAAATGAGCAAAATCCCATCCAAAATACTCCTGTAAAAAATTAATAAAAGCACCATTATAAAAATAATCCATATAAAAATAGATAAAAAGAATAAATACAAAACAACTGGCTGTAATTAAGATATGTATTTTGACAACTTCATGTTGGAATTTCTTTGTATAATCTTTATTCAATTTTATAACCTACTCCCCATACTGTTTGGATATAACGTGGATTTTCAGCCGAATCATTCATCTTTTCTCTTAAATGACGAATATGAACCATAATGGAACTACTAGAATTGGTATAATATTTTTCACCCCACAAATCATGAAAAATCTGATCAACACTAACAACTTTTCCTTTATTAACGCAAAGTAGCCATAAAATAGAAAATTCTGTTGGCGTTAAAGACAACAATTGATTATCTAAATAACAATGATGATTATCTTTATCAATCGTTAAAGCACCAATTGTTAAAACGGATTCATCTTTTTTGGTGACATCATTGCATAACGACGTAATTGTGCTTTGATTCTTGCCATCAATTCTAAAGGACGAAATGGTTTCGTGACATAATCATCAGCTCCCATTGTTAAACCAGTAATTTTATCTATTTCTGTTTCCTTAGCCGTTAACATAATGATGGGAAAAATCTTTGTTTCACGTATCTTTGAACATATTTTTAAGCCATCAATATCTGGTAACATGATATCTAATACTGCCAAATCTATATCCTCTGTTTCGACACAACGCAAAGCATCACAACCATTATAAAACTTAAACACCTGATAATTTTCATTTTTTAAATATAATTCAATTAAATCAGCAATTTCTTTTTCATCATCGACAACTAAAATATTCATATTTCCACCTCTTGTAACATTATATTACATCATTCATGTGAAAGTCTTAAGAATTTATTAAGAAAAAAGAAGAAGTTTTCACTTCTTCTAATCATCATATTCTTTTTCATGTGAGATGATTGATCCATTAGAGGCATTAATTTTATAATCATATTCATAATTTCCTGATTTAAATGAAACCTCATAATGATAATCATCTAATTCTACTTCTACATCATAAACATTTGATGATGAAACATTGGCATGTTGGAAAGCATTTTGTTTAGCTTCATCTTGAGAAATTTTGACTTCACCAACATATTCTTTTTCATTTTTTAATATAGAACCAGTTGTCGCATTAATCTTATATTCATATTTATAAGACCCACTGACAAATTCATATTCGTATTCATAAATACCATCATCATAATCTTTTTCAATCTTTTCTTGACTCACTGAACTAACACCAGCATGTTTTTGTGCAATAGATTTGGCTTGACTCTGTGAAATCTGACCAGATGAAGAAGATTGATTAGATGATTGACTTGATGACGATGATGACTGATTTGATGAATGACTTGAAGAATGCGTTGCATGTTCTTGATCTTTTTCTTTCTTGATAATTTCACCAGTTGTGGCATTAATTTCATAATCATATTCGATTTGATCTTTATAGAATTCAACTTCATACACCATCACACCATCATCATAATCCATTTCTACTTTTTTCATTATTGGATTCGAAACATTAGCGTCTGCTAAAGCAATACTTTGTGCCTTATCTTTACCAATATAACCACTTTCGCTAGCGTTTCCAGTAATCGAAACTTGTTCAACTTGATTACTTTGTAATAATAAATTCAATTCATGAATCGATAAATCTTTTAATGAATCAAATGTATATAAAGAATTCTTTGCAACAAGCTGTTGAATAATTTCAGCTTTTCCAACTGAAATTTGATATTGTTTAGCAAGAGCTTCAATCTCTTTATCACTGATTGTCTGTGAGACAATTGAACCATTAATATCACTAGCTTTCAAAAGTTCTTCAATATTTAAAGAAAGTTGTTGTCTTAATTTTTC carries:
- a CDS encoding sensor histidine kinase, which gives rise to MIAYLAHDIKTPLASVIGYLCLLDETPHLPEDLRHQYTHITLEKAYRLERLINEFFDIAKLNQTYSPLHKENIHLLYLLEQMKEEFYPLTSQKDQKIVIDVQEDLLVYVDAQKMARVFNNILKNAFHYSYEHTTINIHAYQDESYVHIVFENDGDTIPQDKIQKIFKQFYRLDESRNSKTGGSGLGLSIAKTIVEQHHGLIKVSSQNQHTIFDVMLPLHEL
- a CDS encoding PepSY domain-containing protein, which produces MILMLLPATNAVQTVVGLDVNPSVELNLNDDYKIVEVKTNNEDGKKIVGDMDLTGSDIEVGVNALIGAMLKEGYIDELKNSLLISVTGENEQENEKLRQQLSLNIEELLKASDINGSIVSQTISDKEIEALAKQYQISVGKAEIIQQLVAKNSLYTFDSLKDLSIHELNLLLQSNQVEQVSITGNASESGYIGKDKAQSIALADANVSNPIMKKVEMDYDDGVMVYEVEFYKDQIEYDYEINATTGEIIKKEKDQEHATHSSSHSSNQSSSSSSQSSNQSSSSGQISQSQAKSIAQKHAGVSSVSQEKIEKDYDDGIYEYEYEFVSGSYKYEYKINATTGSILKNEKEYVGEVKISQDEAKQNAFQHANVSSSNVYDVEVELDDYHYEVSFKSGNYEYDYKINASNGSIISHEKEYDD